The proteins below are encoded in one region of Ereboglobus luteus:
- a CDS encoding ROK family protein has protein sequence MTDIRPKITPPLDPAFVPASLWTRAYGRLVANDNGARDVEITLVRGDGGRTTHRTRALAAGHPRAALTLRHIERMIKFLLWQRGGCRVLIAGADELVEPLKRIYGAQGERAFDCEMMGAKIYGNPFEVARADESNAASAFESQDELSVGGHLDGCRIGFDLGGSDRKVAALIDGRVVFSEEIPWSPYFEKDPSYHIDGVQDLLVRAAAHLPRVDAIGGSSAGVYVNNEVRVASLFRNITPELFEKKIRRMFPDLRERWGGVPFEVVNDGEVTALAGSMFMKDNAVLGVSMGTSQAGGYVTTKGGITPWLNELAFVPVDYREDAPRDEWSGDGGCGVQYFSQQGVARLARAAGFGFPETMPMPEQLEAVQEAMKKADPRARAIYETVGDCFGYSLAHYADFYELRNILILGRVTSGEGGRVIIDRARAVLDAEFPELSSRLALRTPGEQEKRHGQAIAAASLPAITDMQK, from the coding sequence ATGACAGACATTCGTCCGAAAATCACACCTCCCCTCGATCCCGCCTTTGTGCCCGCCTCGCTTTGGACGCGCGCCTACGGCCGGCTGGTGGCAAACGACAACGGCGCGCGCGACGTCGAAATCACGCTCGTGCGCGGCGATGGCGGCCGCACAACCCATCGCACGCGCGCACTCGCCGCGGGTCATCCGCGGGCCGCGCTCACGCTCCGCCACATCGAGCGCATGATCAAGTTTCTCCTCTGGCAGCGCGGCGGCTGCCGTGTGCTCATCGCGGGCGCGGACGAACTGGTCGAGCCGCTCAAGCGCATTTACGGAGCGCAGGGCGAGCGCGCGTTCGACTGCGAAATGATGGGGGCTAAGATTTACGGAAACCCCTTCGAGGTCGCCCGCGCGGATGAGTCGAACGCGGCGTCCGCATTCGAGTCGCAGGACGAGCTTTCGGTTGGCGGGCATCTCGACGGCTGCCGCATCGGTTTCGACCTCGGCGGAAGCGATCGCAAAGTCGCCGCGCTCATCGACGGACGCGTGGTGTTTTCCGAGGAAATCCCGTGGAGTCCGTATTTCGAAAAAGATCCCTCGTATCACATCGACGGCGTGCAGGATTTGCTTGTTCGCGCCGCCGCGCACCTGCCGCGCGTCGATGCCATCGGCGGCAGCTCCGCCGGCGTGTATGTGAACAACGAGGTGCGTGTCGCGTCGCTTTTCCGCAACATCACACCCGAGCTTTTTGAGAAAAAAATCCGCCGCATGTTTCCCGACCTGCGCGAACGCTGGGGCGGCGTGCCCTTCGAGGTCGTCAACGACGGCGAGGTGACCGCGCTCGCCGGCTCGATGTTCATGAAGGACAACGCCGTGCTCGGCGTCTCGATGGGCACCAGCCAGGCCGGCGGCTACGTCACCACCAAGGGCGGTATCACGCCCTGGCTCAACGAGCTCGCGTTCGTGCCAGTCGATTACCGCGAGGACGCGCCCCGCGATGAATGGTCGGGCGACGGCGGTTGCGGCGTGCAGTATTTTTCGCAGCAAGGCGTGGCGCGCCTCGCCCGCGCCGCCGGTTTCGGATTCCCCGAAACCATGCCGATGCCCGAGCAACTCGAAGCCGTGCAGGAGGCCATGAAAAAGGCTGATCCGCGCGCGCGCGCCATCTACGAAACCGTGGGCGACTGCTTCGGCTATTCGCTCGCCCACTACGCGGATTTCTACGAGCTGCGCAACATCCTCATCCTCGGCCGCGTGACATCCGGCGAGGGCGGCCGCGTCATCATCGACCGCGCGCGCGCCGTCTTG